One segment of Dama dama isolate Ldn47 chromosome 15, ASM3311817v1, whole genome shotgun sequence DNA contains the following:
- the POLL gene encoding DNA polymerase lambda isoform X2 has translation MTRKMFWALACSHPANPAPSVCSHWLPWYPDQAQLSKADQLSFTPPGAGEAQPRTALSPSRPPTRPVSPAWRAEAVASIQAQTCSDGETSDGEETQVSGADLEALISGRYPTPCEGDGEPSPAPKGLDKWVCAQPSSQKAINHNPHITEKLEVLAKAYSVQGDKWRALGYAKAINALKSFHKPVTSYQEAFGIPGIGKRMAEKIVEILESGHLRKLDHISESVPVLELFSNIWGAGTKTAQMWYHQGFRSLEDIQNQACLTSQQAIGLKHYDDFLDRMPREEAAEIEQTVREAAQAFNPGLLCVACGSYRRGKATCGDVDVLLTHPDGRSHQGIFSRLLDSLRQQGFLTDDLVSHEENGQQQKYLGVCQLPGPGRRHRRLDIIVVPYSEFACALLYFTGSAHFNRSMRALAKTKGMSLSEHALSTAVVRNAQGHKVGSGQVLPTPTEKDVFRFLGLPYREPAERDW, from the exons ATGACCCGGAAGATGTTCTGGGCTTTGGCCTGTTCCCACCCCGCGAACCCCGCGCCCTCCGTCTGCTCTCATTGGCTGCCCTG GTACCCGGATCAAGCACAGCTCAGCAAGGCAGACCAACTCTCTTTTACACCTCCTGGAGCCGGTGAGGCTCAGCCCAGGACAGCCCTGTCTCCTTCCCGACCTCCCACCAGACCTGTATCTCCTGCCTGGAGGGCAGAAGCAGTTGCAAGCATCCAAGCCCAG ACCTGCTCTGATGGTGAAACCAGTGATGGGGAAGAGACCCAGGTTAGCGGTGCTGATCTGGAAGCCCTGATCAGCGGCCGCTACCCCACCCCCTGTGAGGGAGATGGTGAGCCTAGCCCAGCCCCCAAGGGCCTGGATAAGTGGGTCTGTGCACAGCCTTCGAGCCAGAAGGCGATCAACCACAACCCCCATATCACAGAGAAGCTGGAAGTATTGGCCAAAGCCTACAGCGTTCAGGGAGACAAGTGGAGGGCCCTGGGCTATGCCAAGGCCATCAATGCCCTGAAGAGCTTCCACAAGCCTGTCACCTCCTACCAG GAGGCCTTTGGCATCCCTGGGATTGGAAAGCGGATGGCTGAGAAGATTGTTGAGATCCTGGAGAGCGGGCATCTGCGGAAGCTGGACCACATCAGCGAAAGCGTGCCTGTCTTAGAGCTCTTCTCCAACATCTGGGGAGCTGGAACCAAGACTGCCCAGATGTGGTACCATCAG gGTTTCCGGAGCTTAGAAGACATCCAAAACCAGGCCTGTCTGACTAGCCAGCAGGCCATTGGCCTGAAGCATTATGATGACTTCCTAGACCGCATGCCCAGGGAGGAGGCTGCAGAGATTGAGCAGACA GTCCGGGAAGCAGCTCAGGCCTTCAACCCCGGGCTGCTGTGCGTGGCATGTGGTTCATACCGACGGGGAAAGGCAACCTGTGGTGATGTGGATGTGCTGCTCACCCACCCGGATGGCCGCTCTCACCAGGGCATCTTCAGCCGCCTCTTGGACAGCCTCCGGCAGCAAG GGTTCCTGACAGATGACCTGGTGAGCCACGAGGAGAACGGCCAGCAGCAGAAGTACCTGGGTGTGTGCCAGCTCCCGGGGCCAGGGCGGCGGCACCGACGACTGGACATCATCGTCGTTCCCTACAGCGAGTTTGCTTGTGCCCTGCTCTACTTCACCGGCTCTGCCCACTTCAACCGCTCCATGCGGGCTCTGGCCAAGACCAAGGGCATGAGCTTGTCAGAGCATGCCCTCAGCACAGCTGTGGTCCGCAATGCCCAAGGCCACAAGGTGGGCTCTGGCCAAGTGCTGCCCACCCCCACTGAGAAGGATGTCTTCAGGTTCTTAGGCCTGCCCTACCGAGAACCCGCTGAGCGGGACTGGTGA
- the POLL gene encoding DNA polymerase lambda isoform X1 yields MDPRGILKAFPKRKKIHTNPSSKALAKIPKREDREEAGEWLSSVRVHIVPTGIGRARAELFEKQIVQHGGQICPAQAPGVTHIVVDEGMDCERALRLLRLPQLPAGAQLVKSAWLSLCLQERRLVDTAGFGIFTPKRYPDQAQLSKADQLSFTPPGAGEAQPRTALSPSRPPTRPVSPAWRAEAVASIQAQTCSDGETSDGEETQVSGADLEALISGRYPTPCEGDGEPSPAPKGLDKWVCAQPSSQKAINHNPHITEKLEVLAKAYSVQGDKWRALGYAKAINALKSFHKPVTSYQEAFGIPGIGKRMAEKIVEILESGHLRKLDHISESVPVLELFSNIWGAGTKTAQMWYHQGFRSLEDIQNQACLTSQQAIGLKHYDDFLDRMPREEAAEIEQTVREAAQAFNPGLLCVACGSYRRGKATCGDVDVLLTHPDGRSHQGIFSRLLDSLRQQGFLTDDLVSHEENGQQQKYLGVCQLPGPGRRHRRLDIIVVPYSEFACALLYFTGSAHFNRSMRALAKTKGMSLSEHALSTAVVRNAQGHKVGSGQVLPTPTEKDVFRFLGLPYREPAERDW; encoded by the exons ATGGACCCCAGGGGCATCTTGAAGGCATTTCCCAAGCGGAAGAAAATTCACACCAACCCATCATCAAAAGCTCTTGCAAAGATTCCTAAGagggaagacagagaagaagcaggag AGTGGCTGAGCTCCGTGCGGGTGCACATTGTGCCCACCGGCATTGGGAGAGCCCGGGCAGAACTCTTTGAGAAGCAGATTGTCCAGCATGGTGGCCAGATATGCCCTGCTCAGGCCCCAGGGGTCACTCACATTGTGGTGGATGAAGGCATGGACTGTGAGCGAGCCCTCCGCCTCCTTAGACTGCCCCAGCTCCCCGCTGGTGCTCAGCTGGTGAAGTCAGCCTGGCTGAGCTTGTGCCTGCAGGAGAGAAGGCTGGTGGACACAGCAGGATTCGGCATCTTCACCCCCAAGAG GTACCCGGATCAAGCACAGCTCAGCAAGGCAGACCAACTCTCTTTTACACCTCCTGGAGCCGGTGAGGCTCAGCCCAGGACAGCCCTGTCTCCTTCCCGACCTCCCACCAGACCTGTATCTCCTGCCTGGAGGGCAGAAGCAGTTGCAAGCATCCAAGCCCAG ACCTGCTCTGATGGTGAAACCAGTGATGGGGAAGAGACCCAGGTTAGCGGTGCTGATCTGGAAGCCCTGATCAGCGGCCGCTACCCCACCCCCTGTGAGGGAGATGGTGAGCCTAGCCCAGCCCCCAAGGGCCTGGATAAGTGGGTCTGTGCACAGCCTTCGAGCCAGAAGGCGATCAACCACAACCCCCATATCACAGAGAAGCTGGAAGTATTGGCCAAAGCCTACAGCGTTCAGGGAGACAAGTGGAGGGCCCTGGGCTATGCCAAGGCCATCAATGCCCTGAAGAGCTTCCACAAGCCTGTCACCTCCTACCAG GAGGCCTTTGGCATCCCTGGGATTGGAAAGCGGATGGCTGAGAAGATTGTTGAGATCCTGGAGAGCGGGCATCTGCGGAAGCTGGACCACATCAGCGAAAGCGTGCCTGTCTTAGAGCTCTTCTCCAACATCTGGGGAGCTGGAACCAAGACTGCCCAGATGTGGTACCATCAG gGTTTCCGGAGCTTAGAAGACATCCAAAACCAGGCCTGTCTGACTAGCCAGCAGGCCATTGGCCTGAAGCATTATGATGACTTCCTAGACCGCATGCCCAGGGAGGAGGCTGCAGAGATTGAGCAGACA GTCCGGGAAGCAGCTCAGGCCTTCAACCCCGGGCTGCTGTGCGTGGCATGTGGTTCATACCGACGGGGAAAGGCAACCTGTGGTGATGTGGATGTGCTGCTCACCCACCCGGATGGCCGCTCTCACCAGGGCATCTTCAGCCGCCTCTTGGACAGCCTCCGGCAGCAAG GGTTCCTGACAGATGACCTGGTGAGCCACGAGGAGAACGGCCAGCAGCAGAAGTACCTGGGTGTGTGCCAGCTCCCGGGGCCAGGGCGGCGGCACCGACGACTGGACATCATCGTCGTTCCCTACAGCGAGTTTGCTTGTGCCCTGCTCTACTTCACCGGCTCTGCCCACTTCAACCGCTCCATGCGGGCTCTGGCCAAGACCAAGGGCATGAGCTTGTCAGAGCATGCCCTCAGCACAGCTGTGGTCCGCAATGCCCAAGGCCACAAGGTGGGCTCTGGCCAAGTGCTGCCCACCCCCACTGAGAAGGATGTCTTCAGGTTCTTAGGCCTGCCCTACCGAGAACCCGCTGAGCGGGACTGGTGA